Part of the Thermodesulfobacteriota bacterium genome, AGGACGTGGACCTCTCCCGGCTTCGCCCGCCCCCCGGCGCCTGGGAGCTGCCCCTCTCCGGGCGCTTCTCGGGCCAGGTGGACGCCGTGCTCCAACCCGACGCCACCCAGACCAGCGGCCGGGCCGAGCTCGTGTTCCAGGGCGCGCGGATCGGGACCGGCACGGCGTGGGGTTTTCCGGTGCCCGAGGTCGGGCTGGGCACCGGGCGGGTTCGCCTGTCGGCAGACGGGGGGAAGCTGGAGGTGGAGAGCGCCGTCTTCGAGGACGGCGACCTGGGGGTGGAGCTCAGCGGCAGCGTGCTGCTTCGGGCCGACGCCGCCCGGAGCCTCGTCAACGGACTGCTCTCCCTGCGGCCCGATGAGCGGCTCTCCCGCGAGCTCGGCCTCCTGTTTGCCATGTTCCCCGGCGCCCGGGGCTCGGACGGCCGGTACACCGCCCGGATCCGGGGCACCCTCGGGGCTCCCCGTCTGCTCGCCCGCTAATTCTTCCTCCTGATCCCACGAGGTTCCCATGGATGCGCTCGACTTTGCCAAGGGCGACGGCCTGCTCCCCGCCGTCGTGCAGGACGCCGAGACCGGCGAGGTGCTCATGCTCGCCTACATGAACCCCGAGGCCTTCCGCCGCACCCTCGAGACCGGAAAGGCCTGGTTCTACAGCCGCTCCCGGGACCGCTACTGGATGAAGGGCGAATCCTCCGGAAACGTTCAGGAAGTGCAGGAGGTCCGGGTGGACTGCGACGCCGACGCCGTGGTCCTCAAGGTGCGCCAGATCGGGGGCGCAGCCTGCCACACCGGGCACCGCAGCTGCTTCTACCGCCGGGTGGAGAAAGACGGCTGGATCACCCAGGGCACGCCCCTCTTCGATCCCGCGGAGGTCTACAAGGCATGAGCCCGCTCAAGCTCGGCATTCCCAAGGGAAGCCTCGAGGAGGCCACGGTAGAGCTCTTTCGGCGGGCGGGCTGGAAGATCCGGGCGAACTCCCGCAACTACTTTCCGTCGGTGGACGATCCGGAGCTTCGCCTCTCGCTCGTGCGGGCACAGGAAATGAGCCGCTACGTAGCCGACGGCGTCCTCGACGCCGGCCTGACGGGCAAGGACTGGATCCTCGAGAACGACTCCCAGGTGGTGGAAGTGTGCGACCTGGTGTACTCCAAGGCCTCCACCCGGCCCGCTCGCTGGGTGCTGGTGGTGCCCGGCGACAGCCCCGTGCAGCGCCCCGAGGACCTGGAAGGCAAGAAGATCGCCACCGAGCTCGTCCACTTCACGCGCCGCTACTTCGCGCAGCGGGGCATCGCCGTGGACGTGGAGTTCTCCTGGGGCGCCACCGAGGCGAAGGTGGTGGAGGGGCTCTGCGACGCCATCGTGGAGGTGACCGAGACCGGCTCGACCATCAAGGCCCACGGCCTGCGGATCGTGGAAACCCTGCTGGAGACCAACACCAAGTTCATCGCCAACCCTGCCGCCTGGGAGGACCCCTGGCGTCGGGAGAAGATCGGGCAGCTCGCCCTCCTGCTCCAGGGGGCCCTCAAGGCCGATGGGATGGTGGGCCTCAAGATGAACGTGCCGGGAGACCGGCTGGAGGACGTGATCGACCTTCTCCCGAGCCTTCAGGCGCCCACCATCGCCCACCTCTACCGCTCCGACTGGCTGAGCCTCGAGGCCGTGGTGACCGAGTCGGTGGTGCGCGAGCTCATCCCGCGCCTGCTCAAGACCGGCGCCACCGGGGTCATCGAGTATCCGCTCAACAAGATTCTGTGATCGGGTGGTCGGCGGTTTTCTGGCTGGCATCGTTGTGCGAGACCCATGGGAGAAGCCCCGTCACCCTTCACCCTTCACCCTTCCCGTCCTCCAGAAACGGGGGCTTGCCGCCCTTGCGGTACGCCAGGGCCTGGGCCACGGCCACCACCTCGCCCCCCGGGCGGGTCACC contains:
- the gspN gene encoding type II secretion system protein GspN, encoding MGPTAILRRRILKGLGYTVFTVAVFLLSLWWLLPYPELALSLERQLAAQGVAARIEGLGPGTFPGVRARKVRVAPGENPAWGIDLHDARVGAPLLGLLRAKPTIELAALSLGGELTAQVSLARASRAALAWQDVDLSRLRPPPGAWELPLSGRFSGQVDAVLQPDATQTSGRAELVFQGARIGTGTAWGFPVPEVGLGTGRVRLSADGGKLEVESAVFEDGDLGVELSGSVLLRADAARSLVNGLLSLRPDERLSRELGLLFAMFPGARGSDGRYTARIRGTLGAPRLLAR
- the hisI gene encoding phosphoribosyl-AMP cyclohydrolase, yielding MDALDFAKGDGLLPAVVQDAETGEVLMLAYMNPEAFRRTLETGKAWFYSRSRDRYWMKGESSGNVQEVQEVRVDCDADAVVLKVRQIGGAACHTGHRSCFYRRVEKDGWITQGTPLFDPAEVYKA
- the hisG gene encoding ATP phosphoribosyltransferase — encoded protein: MSPLKLGIPKGSLEEATVELFRRAGWKIRANSRNYFPSVDDPELRLSLVRAQEMSRYVADGVLDAGLTGKDWILENDSQVVEVCDLVYSKASTRPARWVLVVPGDSPVQRPEDLEGKKIATELVHFTRRYFAQRGIAVDVEFSWGATEAKVVEGLCDAIVEVTETGSTIKAHGLRIVETLLETNTKFIANPAAWEDPWRREKIGQLALLLQGALKADGMVGLKMNVPGDRLEDVIDLLPSLQAPTIAHLYRSDWLSLEAVVTESVVRELIPRLLKTGATGVIEYPLNKIL